TGAAAACGATATAAGTAAGAAGAATATCAATAAATTTAATTTTTTCATTAATATATCCTTTTATAACTAATTACAATTACTCAAAAAATCCTCTTATCAATAATAGACAAGAGGACAATAAATATTTATAAGTAGAATTGTTAATAAATTATTTTAGGCTAAGATTTCCTCTTCATTACACTTACAGATTTTGGCAAATTCTCTCTTAGGTGCCCATTTGCCATTACTTTGTCTACTACGAATTAATTTTATAGTTTTTATTTCAGAATGACAGACAGGACAAATTATTTTGGTTTTTCCTTTAGTAGCATGCGATAATTTAGCTGCAAATGTTCTTACTTTTTTCACTCTGAATCTCCTTATTAATATATCACATTCCTGATTTAAATATTTTCAGTGTCAAGTTTTTCTAAATTTATTGATTTATAGAGAATTAGAATTGTAATCTGGTGCCCCAGAGAGGATTCGAACCTCCGACCAACGGTTTAGGAAACCGCTGCTCTATCCTTCTGAGCTACTGGGGCTATATCAGTTGAATCAGTTGAATCAGTTGAATCAGTTGAATCAGTTGAATCAGTTGAATCAGTTGAATCAGTTGAATCAGTTGAATCAGTTGAATCAGTTGAATCAGTTCAACCAGTTCAACCAGTTCAACCAATTATGTCAATTTTATCCGCGGATAAAAAATTTTTCTCTCTGCCATTTATGTTTAGTATTAGATTTCCCTTTTCTGAAATACCCGATACTTTACCAATAAATTTATTTTTAGATAATTTTAATAAAATTTCTTTTCCAGATAAGTAATCATATTTTTTATAATATAAATTGAAAGGGTGTAAATCTTTATTCAAATATTTCGGGAGTTCTTTTTCAAATTTTTTCAAGAATTTTTTCAAGAATTTTCTCAATCTTATCTCCCTGCCTGTTTCAATATGCACGGAAGTTGCAATTTTACTAATTCGTTCTGGCATATTTTTTTGATTCATATTAATGCCTATCCCAACAATTGATGACTTTCTAAAATTGGAACATAGAATTCCAGCTATCTTCTTGTCTTTCCAGAATATGTCATTAGGCCATTTTATCATTAAGGGAGCATCAGGGAGAGAGTGTAATAAAGTTTTATGCAGAATAATGCCTGTGAAAAGCGTTATAGATGGATTGAAATTTTGGTTAGGAAAAATCATTGTGAACCACAATCCACCTTTTTCAGAGACCCATTCCCTATTTAAGCGCCCTATTCCCGATG
This DNA window, taken from Candidatus Cloacimonadota bacterium, encodes the following:
- a CDS encoding biotin--[acetyl-CoA-carboxylase] ligase; protein product: LPSLCLSLSLPSLSSNIILAENSCCGLTKRYKDGCVMIHCLLHTSVNRGKKMKPNLLKRIKFYNKIDSTNLEAKRLIRSNKILDDTVLVTEIQTSGIGRLNREWVSEKGGLWFTMIFPNQNFNPSITLFTGIILHKTLLHSLPDAPLMIKWPNDIFWKDKKIAGILCSNFRKSSIVGIGINMNQKNMPERISKIATSVHIETGREIRLRKFLKKFLKKFEKELPKYLNKDLHPFNLYYKKYDYLSGKEILLKLSKNKFIGKVSGISEKGNLILNINGREKNFLSADKIDIIG